A genomic segment from Clarias gariepinus isolate MV-2021 ecotype Netherlands chromosome 11, CGAR_prim_01v2, whole genome shotgun sequence encodes:
- the irs1 gene encoding insulin receptor substrate 1-B — MASPSTDKACFSDVRKVGYLRKPKSMHKRFFVLRAASDTGTSRLEYYENEKKWRHKSGAPKRSIPLETCFNINKRADSKNKHLVALYTKDEYFAVAADNELEQDAWYEALVDLHNQGKVHESARSNGVGDDSYGETATPGPAFKEVWQVILKPKGLGQIKNLIGVYRLCLTNKTLGFVKLNSDAAAVVLQLMNIRRCGHSENFFFIEVGRSAVTGPGEFWMQVDDSVVAQNMHETILEAMKAMSEEFRPRSKSQSSSNCSNPISVPVRTRHHHNNPPPSQVGLGRRMRAESVTATSPAGPGRHSHSFRVRASSDGEGTMSRPASVDGSPSSPRSSRLQSQRHRGRSRLHPPLNHSRSIPTPSSRYSPSAVSPISLSSSSTSGHGSTSDSLFPRRSSASISGSPSDGGFISSDEYGSSPCDFRSSFRSVTPDSLGHTPPAKEEELNNYICMSKPGSLTSTGSQSRVTPSHMDESDLEKCFRKRTHSSGTLSPPATCHQTTPSQDEYAVMTPTYNRSCSVSSSSPSICRNLSTNSYPEECLDMPTAEGGRESSHKDDGYMPMSPGVASAAVTGTSGDYMPMSPKSVSAPQQIINPRLHSRVDSNGYMMMSPSGSCSPDVSTNYRKIWTNSMNPTLSVESTEGKVSSCGDYINMSPASGSTTGTPPDCYFNPVDELSRPAYAYYSLPRSFKHTSRKQDQSPLQMSLGSSRLVCADSSSSSASSDSLGGQSNSQQPSVRPKRLEVNSRMVRPTRLSLDANRASTLPRMRENPFPGEPKSPGEYVNIEFNDKAFSASIASLFSSEYVGNGADVPAEPASSDYMNMQLVSQSRSASRSPVHATSSPSETLASSPHLPCETIRERDYMSMQLSSYSAAYPDSQTILINASSQDPDVLVCSASHNDNISTLGAGPGRSMLIGPLADLSAFSRVNLTQMTDQGAKVIRVDPQGRRRHSSETFASTTTVNTATGFQSEDVKRHSSASFENVWLKPVETSGTAASPPSPPAAAGTASSFDPSNQNGLNYIDLDLAQNREPLVPDWSSSLQTRQVDLDAAGVAEESSAYASINFPKADDNRGNLTFREE; from the exons atggCAAGTCCATCTACAGATAAGGCTTGTTTTTCGGACGTGAGAAAGGTGGGTTATTTAAGGAAACCCAAAAGCATGCACAAAAGGTTTTTTGTTCTCCGAGCTGCAAGCGATACCGGAACGTCCAGGTTGGAGTACtatgaaaatgagaaaaaatggAGACACAAATCCGGGGCTCCGAAAAGATCAATTCCACTCGAGACATGTTTCAATATCAACAAAAGGGCGGATTCCAAAAACAAACACCTTGTCGCGCTTTACACCAAGGACGAATACTTTGCGGTCGCAGCGGACAATGAGCTGGAGCAGGACGCGTGGTACGAAGCTCTCGTAGACCTCCACAACCAAGGAAAGGTCCACGAAAGTGCCAGGAGTAATGGGGTCGGAGATGACAGTTACGGAGAGACTGCTACACCCGGGCCAGCCTTCAAAGAAGTATGGCAAGTTATACTGAAACCAAAGGGACTTGGACAGATCAAAAACCTAATTGGAGTTTACAGACTTTGCCTCACAAATAAGACTTTGGGTTTTGTTAAACTTAATTCCGATGCTGCGGCGGTCGTTTTGCAGCTGATGAACATCCGGAGGTGTGGGCACTCTgaaaatttctttttcattgaAGTCGGGAGGTCTGCGGTCACGGGGCCCGGCGAGTTTTGGATGCAGGTTGACGACTCGGTTGTGGCTCAGAACATGCACGAAACTATTTTGGAGGCTATGAAAGCTATGAGTGAAGAATTTCGGCCCCGGAGCAAAAGCCAGTCCTCTTCCAACTGCTCCAATCCCATTTCCGTGCCAGTAAGGACGAGGCATCATCACAACAACCCTCCTCCGAGTCAGGTCGGGTTGGGAAGGCGCATGAGGGCCGAAAGTGTGACTGCTACGTCTCCAGCCGGCCCAGGGAGACACAGTCATTCGTTCAGAGTTAGGGCATCGAGTGATGGAGAAGGGACTATGTCAAGGCCAGCGTCAGTAGACGGGAGCCCTAGTAGCCCAAGATCTTCTAGGCTGCAGTCGCAAAGGCACAGGGGTAGATCTAGGCTGCATCCTCCACTAAACCATAGCAGGTCCATCCCTACGCCATCATCGCGATATTCTCCGTCAGCTGTCAGCCCTATAAGTCTGTCCTCCAGCAGCACTAGTGGACACGGGTCAACTTCTGATAGTCTTTTCCCTCGACGATCCAGTGCCTCAATATCAGGGTCACCTAGTGATGGTGGTTTCATCTCCTCTGATGAATACGGTTCCAGTCCATGTGATTTTCGAAGCTCCTTCCGGAGCGTGACCCCTGACTCGCTTGGACATACCCCTCCTGCCAAAGAAGAAGAACTGAATAACTACATATGTATGAGCAAGCCTGGTTCACTGACTAGTACAGGGAGCCAGTCCAGAGTAACTCCTTCTCACATGGATGAGTCAGACTTGGagaaatgttttagaaaaagGACACATTCATCTGGCACCCTGTCACCCCCAGCTACATGCCACCAAACAACACCTTCACAGGACGAATACGCTGTAATGACGCCAACGTATAATCGCAGCTGCTCTGTATCATCGTCTTCGCCATCAATATGCCGGAACTTGTCTACAAATTCCTATCCTGAAGAATGCTTGGACATGCCAACGGCGGAAGGTGGCAGGGAGTCCAGTCACAAGGACGACGGCTACATGCCAATGTCACCCGGTGTAGCCTCTGCAGCGGTTACTGGAACCAGCGGAGACTACATGCCTATGAGTCCAAAAAGTGTTTCGGCACCTCAGCAGATTATCAATCCTCGTCTGCATTCACGAGTGGACTCCAATGGCTACATGATGATGTCACCAAGCGGTAGCTGTTCCCCAGATGTTTCCACAAACTACAGAAAGATCTGGACCAACAGCATGAACCCTACACTGTCTGTCGAGAGCACAGAGGGGAAAGTGTCTTCATGTGGAGACTATATAAACATGTCGCCTGCTAGCGGCTCAACGACTGGTACCCCACCAGACTGCTACTTTAACCCTGTAGACGAGCTGTCCAGGCCAGCTTACGCATACTACTCTTTACCCCGTTCTTTTAAGCACACTAGCAGGAAGCAGGACCAGAGCCCCTTGCAGATGTCACTTGGCAGCAGTCGCTTGGTTTGCGCCGATTCTTCCTCGTCCTCGGCTAGCAGTGATAGTTTGGGTGGTCAGTCTAATTCACAACAGCCTTCTGTCAGGCCCAAAAGGTTAGAGGTCAACTCTCGGATGGTACGACCAACAAGACTGTCGTTGGATGCTAACAGAGCTAGCACACTTCCACGAATGCGCGAAAACCCTTTCCCAGGCGAGCCCAAAAGTCCGGGAGAGTATGTCAACATCGAGTTCAACGACAAAGCGTTTTCAGCCAGCATAGCATCGCTGTTTTCATCTGAATACGTTGGGAACGGAGCTGACGTTCCGGCAGAGCCAGCTTCTTCTGATTACATGAACATGCAGCTCGTTTCACAATCTAGATCGGCATCTCGTTCCCCTGTTCACGCCACTTCTAGTCCATCAGAAACCCTAGCCTCCTCCCCTCACCTGCCATGTGAAACCATACGTGAACGTGACTACATGAGTATGCAACTGAGCTCTTACTCTGCAGCCTATCCTGATTCCCAGACAATACTCATAAACGCTTCGTCACAAGACCCGGATGTCCTGGTCTGCTCTGCGTCACACAACGATAACATCTCGACATTAGGTGCAGGCCCAGGGAGGTCAATGCTTATCGGTCCTTTGGCAGATCTCAGTGCCTTCTCGCGGGTTAACCTGACCCAAATGACAGACCAGGGTGCCAAAGTGATCCGGGTCGACCCTCAAGGCAGGAGGCGGCACAGTTCGGAAACATTTGCCTCCACGACGACCGTAAACACAGCGACGGGTTTTCAGTCGGAAGACGTCAAACGCCACAGCTCCGCTTCATTTGAGAACGTTTGGCTGAAGCCTGTTGAGACCTCGGGCACTGCTGCTtcacctccttctcctcctgccGCTGCTGGAACAGCATCCAGTTTTGACCCTTCCAACCAAAATGGGCTGAACTACATCGATCTGGATTTGGCTCAAAACCGAGAGCCGCTTGTTCCGGATTGGAGCTCGAGCTTACAGACCCGGCAGGTGGACCTCGACGCGGCCGGGGTGGCAGAGGAATCAAGTGCCTATGCCAGCATAAACTTTCCGAAAGCAGATGACAACAGGGGCAATCTCACTTTTAGAGAAG AATGA
- the rhbdd1 gene encoding rhomboid-related protein 4 isoform X1 → MFQYFWPLRVPEKCKHQFSSFSAKRKQISIQLCCSVTGCVFQMRNRQRGVGLGLILLASQVFQIGIDNIPPATLAALGLNVYLFLFPFKPLLQTCVSVQNAYWHGDWHRLLLCPFHHVDDLHLYFNMASLIWKGINLERRLGTAWFAYVLSVFSLLTGLVYLLLEAGLTEITGDYSFSMQCAVGFSGVLFGLKVLNNYYNPGTVKYIIGIPVANRYACWVELILIHIMNPGTSFVGHLSGILVGLLYTTGPLRALMETCSGLVSGHGNYGRPRTYYNSSGYSGYRMPYTPNTSPYPEQGNYSRAQPSAPPQHPYTAGLSEQEQYEAAIRASLQDRGRPAPSRPPYGSRASYEPSMEEMRRRRLQRFDTLD, encoded by the exons atgttccaatacttctggcccttgagaGTCCCAGAAAAGTGTAAACATCAGTTTTCCAGCTTTtctgcaaaaagaaaacaaatcagcATTCAGCTGTGCTGTAGTGTAACAGGGTGTGTCTTTCAGATGCGTAACAGACAGCGAGGAGTCGGTCTTGGCCTGATCCTTCTGGCGTCTCAGGTCTTCCAGATCGGTATCGACAACATCCCTCCTGCTACGCTCGCCGCGCTCGGCCTCAACGTCTACCTCTTCCTGTTTCCTTTCAAGCCTTTGTTACAG acaTGTGTAAGCGTCCAGAATGCGTACTGGCATGGGGACTGGCATCGTCTCCTGCTCTGCCCTTTTCACCACGTAGACGACTTGCACCTCTACTTCAACATGGCCTCCTTGATCTGGAAAGGCATCAACTTGGAGCGCAGACTCGGCACCGCCTGGTTCGCCTACGTCCTGTCCGTCTTCTCGCTGCTGACCGGATTGGTCTATCTGCTCCTGGAGGCGGGGCTAACGGAGATCACGGGCGATTACTCCTTTAGCATGCAGTGCGCCGTGGGGTTTTCCG GTGTACTCTTCGGGCTGAAAGTCCTGAACAATTATTATAACCCTGGGACGGTTAAATACATCATAGGGATTCCTGTTGCCAACCGCTATGCCTGCTGGGTCGAGCTAATCCTCATTCACATTATGAACCCTGG GACTTCGTTTGTCGGGCACCTGTCTGGTATTTTGGTCGGGCTTCTATACACTACAGGTCCTCTCAGAGCGCTTATGGAAACATGTTCAG GTTTAGTAAGTGGTCACGGAAACTACGGCAGGCCTCGGACATACTACAACTCTTCAG GTTATAGTGGATACAGAATGCCCTACACCCCGAACACATCTCCCTACCCTGAGCAGGGTAACTATAGCCGAGCCCAGCCGTCTGCACCTCCTCAGCACCCTTACACGGCCGGTCTATCGGAGCAGGAGCAGTACGAGGCAGCCATTAGGGCCAGCCTGCAAGACAGAG GACGGCCAGCTCCCAGCCGACCACCATACGGGTCCAGGGCCAGTTACGAGCCCAGCATGGAGGAAATGCGCCGGCGCCGACTTCAGCGTTTTGACACGTTGGATTGA
- the rhbdd1 gene encoding rhomboid-related protein 4 isoform X3, with protein MFQYFWPLRVPEKCKHQFSSFSAKRKQISIQLCCSVTGCVFQMRNRQRGVGLGLILLASQVFQIGIDNIPPATLAALGLNVYLFLFPFKPLLQTCVSVQNAYWHGDWHRLLLCPFHHVDDLHLYFNMASLIWKGINLERRLGTAWFAYVLSVFSLLTGLVYLLLEAGLTEITGDYSFSMQCAVGFSGVLFGLKVLNNYYNPGTVKYIIGIPVANRYACWVELILIHIMNPGTSFVGHLSGILVGLLYTTGPLRALMETCSGLVSGHGNYGRPRTYYNSSGYSGYRMPYTPNTSPYPEQGNYSRAQPSAPPQHPYTAGLSEQEQYEAAIRASLQDRGCTSAPYQE; from the exons atgttccaatacttctggcccttgagaGTCCCAGAAAAGTGTAAACATCAGTTTTCCAGCTTTtctgcaaaaagaaaacaaatcagcATTCAGCTGTGCTGTAGTGTAACAGGGTGTGTCTTTCAGATGCGTAACAGACAGCGAGGAGTCGGTCTTGGCCTGATCCTTCTGGCGTCTCAGGTCTTCCAGATCGGTATCGACAACATCCCTCCTGCTACGCTCGCCGCGCTCGGCCTCAACGTCTACCTCTTCCTGTTTCCTTTCAAGCCTTTGTTACAG acaTGTGTAAGCGTCCAGAATGCGTACTGGCATGGGGACTGGCATCGTCTCCTGCTCTGCCCTTTTCACCACGTAGACGACTTGCACCTCTACTTCAACATGGCCTCCTTGATCTGGAAAGGCATCAACTTGGAGCGCAGACTCGGCACCGCCTGGTTCGCCTACGTCCTGTCCGTCTTCTCGCTGCTGACCGGATTGGTCTATCTGCTCCTGGAGGCGGGGCTAACGGAGATCACGGGCGATTACTCCTTTAGCATGCAGTGCGCCGTGGGGTTTTCCG GTGTACTCTTCGGGCTGAAAGTCCTGAACAATTATTATAACCCTGGGACGGTTAAATACATCATAGGGATTCCTGTTGCCAACCGCTATGCCTGCTGGGTCGAGCTAATCCTCATTCACATTATGAACCCTGG GACTTCGTTTGTCGGGCACCTGTCTGGTATTTTGGTCGGGCTTCTATACACTACAGGTCCTCTCAGAGCGCTTATGGAAACATGTTCAG GTTTAGTAAGTGGTCACGGAAACTACGGCAGGCCTCGGACATACTACAACTCTTCAG GTTATAGTGGATACAGAATGCCCTACACCCCGAACACATCTCCCTACCCTGAGCAGGGTAACTATAGCCGAGCCCAGCCGTCTGCACCTCCTCAGCACCCTTACACGGCCGGTCTATCGGAGCAGGAGCAGTACGAGGCAGCCATTAGGGCCAGCCTGCAAGACAGAG GTTGCACTTCAGCACCCTATCAAGAGTGA
- the rhbdd1 gene encoding rhomboid-related protein 4 isoform X5, with product MFQYFWPLRVPEKCKHQFSSFSAKRKQISIQLCCSVTGCVFQMRNRQRGVGLGLILLASQVFQIGIDNIPPATLAALGLNVYLFLFPFKPLLQTCVSVQNAYWHGDWHRLLLCPFHHVDDLHLYFNMASLIWKGINLERRLGTAWFAYVLSVFSLLTGLVYLLLEAGLTEITGDYSFSMQCAVGFSGVLFGLKVLNNYYNPGTVKYIIGIPVANRYACWVELILIHIMNPGTSFVGHLSGILVGLLYTTGPLRALMETCSGLVSGHGNYGRPRTYYNSSGRAHLEEEKKKDNMRL from the exons atgttccaatacttctggcccttgagaGTCCCAGAAAAGTGTAAACATCAGTTTTCCAGCTTTtctgcaaaaagaaaacaaatcagcATTCAGCTGTGCTGTAGTGTAACAGGGTGTGTCTTTCAGATGCGTAACAGACAGCGAGGAGTCGGTCTTGGCCTGATCCTTCTGGCGTCTCAGGTCTTCCAGATCGGTATCGACAACATCCCTCCTGCTACGCTCGCCGCGCTCGGCCTCAACGTCTACCTCTTCCTGTTTCCTTTCAAGCCTTTGTTACAG acaTGTGTAAGCGTCCAGAATGCGTACTGGCATGGGGACTGGCATCGTCTCCTGCTCTGCCCTTTTCACCACGTAGACGACTTGCACCTCTACTTCAACATGGCCTCCTTGATCTGGAAAGGCATCAACTTGGAGCGCAGACTCGGCACCGCCTGGTTCGCCTACGTCCTGTCCGTCTTCTCGCTGCTGACCGGATTGGTCTATCTGCTCCTGGAGGCGGGGCTAACGGAGATCACGGGCGATTACTCCTTTAGCATGCAGTGCGCCGTGGGGTTTTCCG GTGTACTCTTCGGGCTGAAAGTCCTGAACAATTATTATAACCCTGGGACGGTTAAATACATCATAGGGATTCCTGTTGCCAACCGCTATGCCTGCTGGGTCGAGCTAATCCTCATTCACATTATGAACCCTGG GACTTCGTTTGTCGGGCACCTGTCTGGTATTTTGGTCGGGCTTCTATACACTACAGGTCCTCTCAGAGCGCTTATGGAAACATGTTCAG GTTTAGTAAGTGGTCACGGAAACTACGGCAGGCCTCGGACATACTACAACTCTTCAG gaAGAGCACATttggaggaggagaaaaaaaaagacaatatgaG GTTATAG
- the rhbdd1 gene encoding rhomboid-related protein 4 isoform X2 — protein MFQYFWPLRVPEKCKHQFSSFSAKRKQISIQLCCSVTGCVFQMRNRQRGVGLGLILLASQVFQIGIDNIPPATLAALGLNVYLFLFPFKPLLQTCVSVQNAYWHGDWHRLLLCPFHHVDDLHLYFNMASLIWKGINLERRLGTAWFAYVLSVFSLLTGLVYLLLEAGLTEITGDYSFSMQCAVGFSGVLFGLKVLNNYYNPGTVKYIIGIPVANRYACWVELILIHIMNPGTSFVGHLSGILVGLLYTTGPLRALMETCSGLVSGHGNYGRPRTYYNSSGYSGYRMPYTPNTSPYPEQGNYSRAQPSAPPQHPYTAGLSEQEQYEAAIRASLQDRGHMLNCTCV, from the exons atgttccaatacttctggcccttgagaGTCCCAGAAAAGTGTAAACATCAGTTTTCCAGCTTTtctgcaaaaagaaaacaaatcagcATTCAGCTGTGCTGTAGTGTAACAGGGTGTGTCTTTCAGATGCGTAACAGACAGCGAGGAGTCGGTCTTGGCCTGATCCTTCTGGCGTCTCAGGTCTTCCAGATCGGTATCGACAACATCCCTCCTGCTACGCTCGCCGCGCTCGGCCTCAACGTCTACCTCTTCCTGTTTCCTTTCAAGCCTTTGTTACAG acaTGTGTAAGCGTCCAGAATGCGTACTGGCATGGGGACTGGCATCGTCTCCTGCTCTGCCCTTTTCACCACGTAGACGACTTGCACCTCTACTTCAACATGGCCTCCTTGATCTGGAAAGGCATCAACTTGGAGCGCAGACTCGGCACCGCCTGGTTCGCCTACGTCCTGTCCGTCTTCTCGCTGCTGACCGGATTGGTCTATCTGCTCCTGGAGGCGGGGCTAACGGAGATCACGGGCGATTACTCCTTTAGCATGCAGTGCGCCGTGGGGTTTTCCG GTGTACTCTTCGGGCTGAAAGTCCTGAACAATTATTATAACCCTGGGACGGTTAAATACATCATAGGGATTCCTGTTGCCAACCGCTATGCCTGCTGGGTCGAGCTAATCCTCATTCACATTATGAACCCTGG GACTTCGTTTGTCGGGCACCTGTCTGGTATTTTGGTCGGGCTTCTATACACTACAGGTCCTCTCAGAGCGCTTATGGAAACATGTTCAG GTTTAGTAAGTGGTCACGGAAACTACGGCAGGCCTCGGACATACTACAACTCTTCAG GTTATAGTGGATACAGAATGCCCTACACCCCGAACACATCTCCCTACCCTGAGCAGGGTAACTATAGCCGAGCCCAGCCGTCTGCACCTCCTCAGCACCCTTACACGGCCGGTCTATCGGAGCAGGAGCAGTACGAGGCAGCCATTAGGGCCAGCCTGCAAGACAGAG GACATATGTTGAACTGCACATGTGTTTGA
- the rhbdd1 gene encoding rhomboid-related protein 4 isoform X4 has protein sequence MRNRQRGVGLGLILLASQVFQIGIDNIPPATLAALGLNVYLFLFPFKPLLQTCVSVQNAYWHGDWHRLLLCPFHHVDDLHLYFNMASLIWKGINLERRLGTAWFAYVLSVFSLLTGLVYLLLEAGLTEITGDYSFSMQCAVGFSGVLFGLKVLNNYYNPGTVKYIIGIPVANRYACWVELILIHIMNPGTSFVGHLSGILVGLLYTTGPLRALMETCSGLVSGHGNYGRPRTYYNSSGYSGYRMPYTPNTSPYPEQGNYSRAQPSAPPQHPYTAGLSEQEQYEAAIRASLQDRGRPAPSRPPYGSRASYEPSMEEMRRRRLQRFDTLD, from the exons ATGCGTAACAGACAGCGAGGAGTCGGTCTTGGCCTGATCCTTCTGGCGTCTCAGGTCTTCCAGATCGGTATCGACAACATCCCTCCTGCTACGCTCGCCGCGCTCGGCCTCAACGTCTACCTCTTCCTGTTTCCTTTCAAGCCTTTGTTACAG acaTGTGTAAGCGTCCAGAATGCGTACTGGCATGGGGACTGGCATCGTCTCCTGCTCTGCCCTTTTCACCACGTAGACGACTTGCACCTCTACTTCAACATGGCCTCCTTGATCTGGAAAGGCATCAACTTGGAGCGCAGACTCGGCACCGCCTGGTTCGCCTACGTCCTGTCCGTCTTCTCGCTGCTGACCGGATTGGTCTATCTGCTCCTGGAGGCGGGGCTAACGGAGATCACGGGCGATTACTCCTTTAGCATGCAGTGCGCCGTGGGGTTTTCCG GTGTACTCTTCGGGCTGAAAGTCCTGAACAATTATTATAACCCTGGGACGGTTAAATACATCATAGGGATTCCTGTTGCCAACCGCTATGCCTGCTGGGTCGAGCTAATCCTCATTCACATTATGAACCCTGG GACTTCGTTTGTCGGGCACCTGTCTGGTATTTTGGTCGGGCTTCTATACACTACAGGTCCTCTCAGAGCGCTTATGGAAACATGTTCAG GTTTAGTAAGTGGTCACGGAAACTACGGCAGGCCTCGGACATACTACAACTCTTCAG GTTATAGTGGATACAGAATGCCCTACACCCCGAACACATCTCCCTACCCTGAGCAGGGTAACTATAGCCGAGCCCAGCCGTCTGCACCTCCTCAGCACCCTTACACGGCCGGTCTATCGGAGCAGGAGCAGTACGAGGCAGCCATTAGGGCCAGCCTGCAAGACAGAG GACGGCCAGCTCCCAGCCGACCACCATACGGGTCCAGGGCCAGTTACGAGCCCAGCATGGAGGAAATGCGCCGGCGCCGACTTCAGCGTTTTGACACGTTGGATTGA